GCGCTGCGGCCCAGGATCACGGTGCTCTGCGTCACCCCGTCCGCGCCGTACCAGCGCACCGAGGCGAGGACCGGGTCCGCGGCGGCGAGCGCCAGGATGTCGGCCGCCTCGTCGAAGGCGGAGAGCTGCACCGCGACCTGCGCGGCCGGGCGGGTGGCGAGCGCCGCCCGCACCTGCGCTCCGATCGCCGTCACCGTGGCGGCGTAGCTGCTGGCGCTGGCGGAGTACTCCGTTCCGGTGGAGACGGTGCCGCCGCGCGCGATGAACGCGCGCCGCGTGCCGGCCTCCAGCCCCTGGTTGCCGGCGTCGGCCCGCCAGGCGGGGACCACGGCGCGGATCCCGTCGGCGTACATCAGCCCCGCGATGGCCACGCCTTCCAGGCTGTCGGCCGGGGTCAGGCGGAAGATGCGGTCCGCCACGGCCAGGCTCCCCGCCGTGCTCGACTGGCTGACCACCACCATCCCGTTCCCGTCCACGAACGGCTTGATCGCGGCGAGCTCGGCGCTGCTCTGCGGCCCGATCACGAGCCGCACCTGGTTGGCTCGCAGCGACTCGATCTCCGAGAGGGCGCGCGCGGGCTCCAGGCGCGTGTCGCGGACATCCGCGCGGAAGGTGATGTGGCGTCCCGCCGCGAAGGCGTTGACGTCTTCCACCGCGAGCTCCATCGCGGCCTTGCTGGCCACGCCGAGCGACGACCAGTTGCCGGTGAGCGAGAAGATGCCGCCGAGGGTGATCTCTCGCGGGGCCTCGACCCCCGTTGCGTCGTCGGTACACGCGGCGAGCACCGCCGATGCGGCAAGGAGCACGAACGCCCTGCGGGTGGCACGGGCGAGCATAAGTTTGCTGCGGTTCACTGGGTCCGGTCCTGGTGGTGGGGGTCTGCGAGAGACGTCGGGATGGCGATACGACGAAGGCACGGAGAGCGCCGGGGTAGGAATCGCCAAGTTATCCAAATTTCCCTCGTTGTGCAATTGTCCCTCTCCGCGCGCAGGGGCTATACTCTCCCCTCGATGAACCGAACGCGGCGAAGCTGGTATCAGTACGGCTCGCGCGGGCATGGAGCCCGGCGGCTGGATACGATTCGAGAAGGGGAGTGCATGGCCGAAGTAACCGTGGTGGGCGGGGGGCTCTCGGGCTCGGAGGCGGCGTACCAGCTCGCGGAGCGCGGGCACGACGTGACGCTTTGCGAGATGCGTCCCGTGCGCGGTACGCCCGCGCACCAGACGCACGACCTCGCCGAGATCGT
The sequence above is drawn from the Longimicrobium sp. genome and encodes:
- a CDS encoding ABC transporter substrate-binding protein — encoded protein: MNRSKLMLARATRRAFVLLAASAVLAACTDDATGVEAPREITLGGIFSLTGNWSSLGVASKAAMELAVEDVNAFAAGRHITFRADVRDTRLEPARALSEIESLRANQVRLVIGPQSSAELAAIKPFVDGNGMVVVSQSSTAGSLAVADRIFRLTPADSLEGVAIAGLMYADGIRAVVPAWRADAGNQGLEAGTRRAFIARGGTVSTGTEYSASASSYAATVTAIGAQVRAALATRPAAQVAVQLSAFDEAADILALAAADPVLASVRWYGADGVTQSTVILGRSAAAAFAQTAGFPAPTVGADPAARSKWEPLAARIQARAGGAAPDAFAFGVYDAVWIAAQAYLASPADVDADSLAARFQVAAGTHYGATGWTVLNAAGDRREGIFDFWAIRASGTARSWQQVASYDTRLGTLTRR